In Lathyrus oleraceus cultivar Zhongwan6 chromosome 2, CAAS_Psat_ZW6_1.0, whole genome shotgun sequence, the DNA window attgacAGGTTTGACATCTGtgtagaaagcatagtgtaccagcttaccttcttcattgaccacatcatctgatgtaatcacacattcttgcaagCTTACATGGATGTGTCTTGCTCTTTGAAGTCTGCTTGGGtctgcttcacctctgacttcttcctgtcaaacttctctttcgacttcactacctggttcatcataaaagattctcactgaatctttcttgacattctcagttCAATCCCACTACTTAAGATCAtatatgatcacgtccctgctgatcaccaccCGTCTATTCACTAGatcgaacaacttgtatcctccaaTCGAATGATATCCTTTCAAGATCATCTGattcgacttgtcatcaagttttcttctcaactgatctggcacatgtctttgtgctatagatccaaacaccttcagatgactcaagctaggcttgacaccagaccaacattcttctggtgtGATTACTTCTAGCTTCTTTGTCGaacatctgttcaggatatatgtcgcagtcgacacaacttttccccataattctttgggtagatgcttgccttttaacatacttctaaccatattcatgatgattctattcttcctttctgagACTCCATTCTACTGTGGAGTGcagggtggcaccacctcatgcacaatcccttcttttATACATAATGCATCAAAATCTTTTGACACATATTATCCACCACCATCAatcctcaaaatcttgatcttttgaccgctctgtctttcaaccatagatttaaacttggaaaatacctcaatcacttcacttttcttcttgatcaggtaagaccacagttttcgactgaaatcatctatgaatgtaacaaagtatttgttacctccaatcgaatccacctggagagggccacatacatcagagtatatgacttcaagagttgccttcgacctgcttcctgcatccttactgaagcTGTTATTATGTTGCTTcgcttgcacacattcttcacaaacttcatttggaatgtcgatttctggtaatcctatttcttctcttcaaatctccgatgtctttgaaattgatatgtccaagtctataatgccatatccattcatctctgttggctTCTGTTGCAAGGCAgttatgctccatcacatttagttcaatcttgaaggttctattctgagacatttgagccttcaagatcaaccttccatttgagtcgagaactctcatcatcttgtcttcaatCGACACTCtatagttcttttcgactaactgccatatgctgagaaaattagtcttcatgcctggtatgtataacatatttgaaattactgacctcttgccatctttcctcataatcagaacatcaccaacaccttcagctgctagagtgttgtcatttgtAAATTTCACCATattcttcattgagggctttatgttgataaaccaatcttttcttctagacatgtgtgatgagcatcctgagtccaagtaccactggtccttgtgttggtgtaagccctagaggctaatacttttggtacttgtatcgaattatttattaattaataaaaaggctttttctttattatggttgattaataaagtccctggaatagatagtccgtttaatgtattaagtgtgacttaatcatgagagcacattaaacataaggacactattcttaaagtatccgtagtcgagctttagtgtgaagtgggataacattaaagcattaagactattatgtttgtagactgatgatcacatctcatggatcatggataaagagttatcaagtcttaaacataggtatgaatattaagagtaatatttataccggattgacccgctatgagaatactatatagaaagttatgcaaagtgtcataagttattctcatggtgataatggtgtataccactcttcgacctgaaaccactatggatcatagatgtagagtcgagtgctttattgctgatccaacgttgtccgtaactggataaccataaagacagttgatgggtactccacaaagtatgctgagggacatgagtgtcctagatggaatttgcccatcctgcgtaacaggataaatgtctatgggcccaatattgaactggacaaggatgacacggtctataccttgtgttcaatatagacataagggcaaaggggtaattatacacataattattatcacaggaggttttgtcagatcacatgacattttcgtgacttgggtagcagtgatgtgttgttagataccgctcactatttattatgttaaatgcgtgatttaatataattgccaacgtcgcgaaaacctacagggtcacacacaaaggacggattgatgagagatagagtaactaaggaacatcgtaaggtatggtgcacttaagtggaatacgaaatatggtaaggtaccacacacttaagtgattttgggcatattataagatatgggccaaaatacacttaagtgggctttttagcttgaagcccacacaagtggttctataaatagaacccttgggtagaagcattgtcactcagactaacactcaagtgaagacttggaatttcgtttccctctctctctctctcactcaaagccttcattcgtaccagctagcactgagattgaaggaacccgttcgtgtggactgaatagagacgttgtcatcgttcaacgttcgtgatcactccgtggatttgtatccaaggttttgatcgttacaagagatctgcaccaaaggtttgaatcgccacaagaggtaacgattctatcactgatcatgcccattcgtaaggatcattaaaggagattttttttttaaattccgctgcgccttggatggcaattctccttcacctTGAATCTCTCTTattctcttgttgtaaccatcatcaacgtctcttcttcttcgtgtttcaccagctttgcataagtttcttgattcttatGCTTTTttggacaatcactagaatagtgaccatacaTTTCACAATTGTAATACTGAATGTGACTATTGTCTGACTTTTAACCACCACCTCTTTCTTTACctacaacaccacctctttgtttgccttggttccagggttttctctgattcgaccagtttccttcttgctgattttgaccagtcgaattactgtaacctcctctgcctttgttgaCATTCCATCTTCCTTTgctttttctttcttttgctgattgagcctACAAAGTCATATCACTATTTGACTTTCCTTCAGCTCTTTCAGCCATTttttgttcatgagattcaaaCGTCCCTAGAAGCTtttcctttgtcagttttgacaaatctttcgactcttctatgactactaccacgtggtcaaactttggagccaacgagctcaagatctttccaacaacagatcttgatgtcaacacttctccatataccttgatttgattcaccagtttcatAACCTTGGTGAggaaatcagttatgctttcacTATCTTCCATCTAAAGCAATTCAcacgttcttttgtgagtttgtaacctcacttCTTTCACATTCTCTGCGCCTCCgaacgatttctccagaatttcccatgcttctttcgccGACTCTGCATCACTAACGTTTTCAAAtttatctgcatcaacacattgatggatcataaagagagctttataatctttcttcttcaattctttatgtgcagccttttcttgatccGTCGCGGCTTCTGCAAGCATTGTcactccttccttcacaagatcccaaagatcttgataacagaacacaatctttatctgcttgcaccaattctcataattgttaTTCTTGAGAATCGGAAAATTTGTTGGAAAATGCctgtttggatgattcgttgccatggtgattttctttccacgaatcgattaaaccagagctcttgataccagatgttgaAAATCCCCTtaaatctatggagaatttcaatcaatcttgatgaagaagattgttattacccacacaatagcaatgaaaagagaagaataatggagaaagaaagaaagtaaagaacgatgaaggagaagagtaacaaaattctgcagagtttctctctgcccacaaactgtggaaaacttcttattcactttgcaactgcaaaatactcTGAATTACAAGTGTTATGAGTACTCTATTCACATCTGTTgcaaaataagggttactccctctatttatagatttagattaatttggacctcaagccaaaacccaaaactataaaagcccaaaatagttaacactactaaaatagacATAAGTCGAAATCCTGCGTGAgacaacatgcttcgacacttcgacacactaacacaattcaacacactagatggttcgacacttccttgctctTGTCGAGCAATCTTtttcgacacaaggaattacaattcaatacCTCCAAATAAAACCATATCTGAAGAGAAAGAATATGCACATGTGCATGCTTACTTGAGTATATATTTGTCATACATAAACGGCAACAATTTCCATACTCAATTTAAATCCATTCAATATTTTTTAAGGTAGAATGAACAGTCTTACATAAGATATACTCACTAACGTATAGCATGACTTCTTCCTTCatatgattccaagaaaggaaACCTCCAACTATAAAGAAAATAAAGTTTATCAGCTGCTTCCTATAATATTATCAATAAGTTTTCCAACCGAATTGAAAGAAGATCCACCACTTGCAACAGCATTCCTAGCCTTCTCTTTTATCTCTTGAACCTTCTTGTGCACAATGTTATCCCTATCCATCAAATCCTTCAACCCTTTCTCAATCTCCTCAGCCATAACATCTTTACTACCCTTTCTATAATCCACTCTCAACTCCACAGCTAGATCCCATTCCTTCACCATCCTAAAAGCATTAAGCTGCTGTTCTGCGTAAATAGGCCATGTCAATATTGGCACACCAAACCACAAACTTTCCAAAATAGAATTCCATCCACAATGCGAAACAAATCCACCAATAGCCTTATGTGCCAATATCTCAACTTGAGGTGCCCATTCACATATCATTCCCTTACCTTCCATTTCTATCCATTCTAAGAACTCTTCTGGTGGAGACTTTACAGCCCACAAGAACCTAACTCCACTATTCTTAAGTCCTAATGCTATTTCTCTTATTTGAGATGGAACAAAGCTAATTCCCATGCTTCCAAAACATAGAAAAACAACAGATTTATTAGGCTGttcatctagccatttcaatATAACATCACGTTGAGCTTGGTCTAACTTAGCACTAGGGTTACCTTTAAGATCTAACAAAGGTCCAACAGCATAGGTAGGAGGGATTTTTTCATCATGATTAGATAATGCATCAATTGAATATTGTTCCAAATCTGAAAAAGTATTAACAATAATCCCTTTGGTGTCTCTAAACCTCTCAGCAAATTTATAATAAGCTACATATCCACCATCTTTGTTAAAAACAGCATCAGGTAAAACATTAGAAGGGACTAGATTTGAGAAACCATGAATCAAGAATTGACGGTCCGTGTCGGAATCATCGAAAACATCCTCGATTCGGCGGTTTTGAAGCGAAAGCATGAGACTTAAAAAACCAACATTTGatgtcataaacaaataagaaGGGATACCAAGTTCATTTCCAACATCAATCATTGAAACACAGAAGAAATCTAGGACTAATCCAAGAATTTTGTCGGATAAAATGGTTTGTATAGCTGCTTTGACATGAGGTATGAGAGTTTCCACGAAAGTCAAGATGAAGAACTCTGGGGATTTGAGTAGTTGTTCTGGAGGTCGTTGAACTAGAGGAAGATCAATGAGTTGGATTTGTGTCTCTGAGGCTAAAGCTGATTTGATGTATGAATCTGAAATGAGAATGCCTGGGAATTTGATGCATAGAACTGTGATGGAAAGATTGGTATGAGTATTGATTAAGCGCTTTGCAAATTCAAGTGAAGAAACTAAGTGGCCAATCCCTGGTGCAGGAATGAAGATTAGTTCTGATTTTTTCTTCATCTCATTCACAGCCATTGTTCTTTGTGTTTTCTGTGTGGTGTACGTACAAAGAGAGGATGCGTGGTCAGTTTTAATAGTTAGAGTATTGCATCTTTTTGCTAACATCCAATTATTTAATGAGTGGATGGCGTGCTATTATTATGCAACGAGTTTTCTAGAATTTTAGACATGATATCGTTTGCATAATAAACTGTTTTCAACTTATACGTCTCCCAAGCTTCACATCGAATTTCAAATGCGCCTTGAGAGAGCACCGAAATACTTGTGTTTACTTTCATAAATTTATTGTCAGGAAAAAATCTATCTGAGAATTCTTTTTTCCATCGTATCTCAGTTTGTCATTGTTTATAGGGGATTTGTTTCCTCTAATAAATagaatattttttttttatgaaaaaataacattttgattgattattattcttttctataaaaaatattaatttgaTCAATTATTATTTTTAAACGATGAAATTTTTTATGGAAAAGGCCAAATTTTTTATTACTAACTTTTCGAAGATTCTTTTTTATTAAAAACTCCGTTACTCTTATTTTATTTAACAACCAGACAATTAAAAGTTCATTTAATCTAAAATTTTACAATTTAAATGCaattaaattaaaattgataatatttaaattaatctaataaaaaataatatttaaagACTCTTATGTAAAATTATTTTGTTACATACTTTAATTAGGTTGAATAATGTGTCAACGTATATAAATATATCACTACAAGAAAAATTCCCCCCTGCCACATGATTATCACGTGGCAAAGGTGAAAATCACTTCACTAGTCAAAAATAGCGACGTGTTGATTCACGTCGCTGGAACGCGTGTGGCAACTTTTTGTGACGTGATAAACACGTCGCTAATTTGCCAAAGGCAAATCACGTCGCAACATTTGAAATTTACTTCCTTCTGCGCTTAAACTTTGCCACGTGATATTCATGACACAACTTTGCCACATGAGTATCACGTCACAACATTTGAAAATGGATGGTATGTTGCCACATGAAAATCACGTGGCAAATTACCCACGTGATTTACACTTCACaacttaaaaacaaaattaaaataaaagataaaatatattgttattattaaattatattattaataaaagataaaataattaataaataataaaatatagaataattaataattaagtgaaatatttttaaattaaaattacaCATATGAAAATGTATTATAAAAATAGCAAAGTAATTATTTATacaaaaattaatatttaaaactAAATAAATATTACACATCAAATTCGTCGTCATCTACATCGTCTTCACTTGTTCTTTGATTTTGATTTCTACTCATGGACTGCATAAATTGTCTCATTTGCTCCTCCATATCGTGTTGTCTTTTTTTCATTTCCTCTAATTCGGCCTTTAACGCCGCCTCACGCTCCGCCGTCTCTCGTCTAGCCTCTGTTAGAGCCAGTTGCCTCACCGTTTCCATCATTTCAGGTGTCAATTGTGTTGGACGGGACGTTCCTTCCCCACTTGCAACTCTATCAAATAAAGTTCTATCTCCGGTTCTGTAGTTGCCAGCCAAAGGACCAACACCAAAAAAACACCCATTACGTCCCTTCCCTCCAGTGACTAAGCTCCAGATATACATATCCACGCGTGGATCAAGCGGATTAGAACCAACAGGTGTATATTGAGGATTTTCAACTAGAAATTGTGTGAGCAATCTTTGATACTCCTCCTACACatacaacaaataaaataattagatACAGTTGTGACATGAAAAGAATCCCACATATATTGTTGCCACATGAAATTCATGCCACAAACATTATTACCACGTGAAATTCACGCCACAAAATTGATAGaattttaacaaaaaaaaataaaatagaaacaACTTACTATAGTTCTTCTCGACCGATCATCAACCAAATCCCCCGATTTTTTTGTACGGGTCTTCACAAACAACTCATTAAGTCGGGGGGGTCTTCCTTGTGCCTGTGTCTgattaatataaataaatttaattaaacacataataaatcaaaatataattttaaacCGTAGTTATAATTTTTACCATTCGTTTTGCATGTTCTCCAATGCTTATACTTCCTGTAGCATTAAGGCAACCCCCCCTTTCGGATGCTCTCATGTCTTTTGCTTTTTGAGATTTAGCTTTAAAATTATCGGTAGCCCAATAGGCAAGAAGTTCGTCAAATACTTCCTTGCCTATCCAGTTGGGACGAATATTTCGTTCTTCCCAATCAAGTCTGACACGCCTAAGCATGTCAGAAAGTCGGACAGATGTTCTTCCCCGATAATTTTTTCTAATCATATATTCATCCATTACATTCCACGTACACTTTTCCTACAATGTTGTATGACATTCAAAAAAATTGTTAGATAAGTCTGTTACTCTTATGCCTTTTTTGAAGTCATTCTTATTTATTCGAAAGACATGATCTTTCGGTAGGAATCTGCGGTGACAGTCAAACCACGAACTTTTCCCCCCTTTTTCCAACGTGAACGCATGAGAGTGTTCCATGCAATGCGGGCATCCCATTTTTCCATGTGTCCCCCAACCGGACAACATGCCATATGCGGGAAAGTCGTTTATAGTCCACATCAAGGCTGCTCGCATAGTAAAGTTTTGTTTGCAAGATATATCATAAGTCCATTCTCCAATCCATAACCTCTTCAAATCATCAATTAAAGGTTGTAAATACACATCTATTCCAGCTTTTGGACTCTTTGGACCTGGAATGAGGCAAGTCAAAAACATGTATGGTTTTGTCATGCACATCTCAGGAGGGAGGTTGTAAGGGGTAACAATAACTGGCCAACAAGAATATCCACTTCCAGACGCTTGGACATATGGAGTAAAACCATCAGAGCATAGTCCAAGTCTGACATTTCTAGGTTCTGCTGCAAAATCAGGATGTATCATATCGAAGTGCTTCCATGCCGCACCATCAGATGGATGTCGCATTGTGCCCGAACTTGTTTGGTTTGTATGATGCCATGTCATTTGACTTGCACTATGCATTGAAGCAAACATTCTTTTTAACCTTGGTATGATCGGCAGATAAAACATGGACTTCACTGCCACATGTTTTTGCTTACGGTTAATGGCTTTACTGCGAACTTTGTATCTCGGACTCTTACAAAACTTACATTCCTCCAACGATCCATCATTAGTACCAAACTCATTATCGTAAAACAACATGCAACCATTAGTGCAACAGTCAATCTTTCTTACCTCTAAACCCAATTTCGACACCAACCTCTTTGCATCATAAAAACTTGTGGGAAGGTTGTCTTTCGTAGGAGTTGCGTCCAACATCATTTTTGCAAAGAATTCCAAACACTGGTCAGGAACATTCCAATTGGACTTGGCGGCCAATAATCTCACACACATCGATAATTTTGAGTCTGACGACCCTTCAAACAACGGCGTATTCATTTCTTGCAACAATTGATAAAATTTTTGAGCTTCCTCATTCGGCAACTCTTCCTGATCGAAGTCTTGAGGTTCATCATAGGTCACGTTAACCCCAAAAGCATCGCCAACCATGTCACTGATCAAACTAAATTCTTCCCGGTGTTCCATATGTGATCGACTGCTAGAAGCATGTGTAGTCGTAGTCCTTTGTACATTACTCGGCAACTGTTCTCCATTATATGTCCAA includes these proteins:
- the LOC127118574 gene encoding UDP-glycosyltransferase 71K1, encoding MLAKRCNTLTIKTDHASSLCTYTTQKTQRTMAVNEMKKKSELIFIPAPGIGHLVSSLEFAKRLINTHTNLSITVLCIKFPGILISDSYIKSALASETQIQLIDLPLVQRPPEQLLKSPEFFILTFVETLIPHVKAAIQTILSDKILGLVLDFFCVSMIDVGNELGIPSYLFMTSNVGFLSLMLSLQNRRIEDVFDDSDTDRQFLIHGFSNLVPSNVLPDAVFNKDGGYVAYYKFAERFRDTKGIIVNTFSDLEQYSIDALSNHDEKIPPTYAVGPLLDLKGNPSAKLDQAQRDVILKWLDEQPNKSVVFLCFGSMGISFVPSQIREIALGLKNSGVRFLWANNAEKKGLPEGFLEWMELEGKGMICGWAPQVEILAHNAIGGFVSHCGWNSILESLWFGVPILTWPIYAEQQLNAFRMVKEWGLAVELRVDYRKGSENVVAEEIEKGLKDLMDRDNIVHKKVQEIKEKARNAIASGGSSFISVGKFIDNVIGSN